In a single window of the Massilia oculi genome:
- a CDS encoding PRC-barrel domain-containing protein, with protein sequence MGYADRDKYGIYKDRNDIGPGPSLMGADTLIGDSVVNAAEEDLGDIKEIMLDMQTGQVAYAVLAFGGFLGMGEKLFAVPWQALHLDTVNKRFVLNVDKDRLKTAPGFDKDAWPDMSELSWASGIHSFYGTDPNRSGAPTMGPGVPMGGMVGGAGTGSATYAGGAMGSSVGAGHAGSSSLGGAGAGMGDARANQGPGHSTDPRSGNLGDDKDLSRIRGSNIG encoded by the coding sequence ATGGGTTACGCAGACCGCGATAAATACGGTATCTACAAGGACCGCAACGATATAGGTCCGGGACCGTCCCTGATGGGCGCCGACACCTTGATCGGCGACAGCGTCGTCAACGCCGCCGAGGAAGACCTGGGCGACATCAAGGAAATCATGCTCGACATGCAGACCGGCCAGGTCGCCTACGCCGTGTTGGCCTTCGGCGGCTTTTTGGGCATGGGAGAAAAACTGTTCGCCGTGCCGTGGCAGGCGCTGCACCTGGACACGGTCAACAAGCGCTTCGTGCTCAACGTCGACAAGGACCGCCTCAAGACCGCACCGGGCTTCGACAAGGATGCCTGGCCGGACATGAGCGAGCTCAGCTGGGCCAGCGGCATCCATAGCTTCTATGGCACCGACCCGAACCGTTCGGGGGCGCCAACCATGGGGCCGGGCGTGCCGATGGGCGGCATGGTCGGCGGCGCGGGCACCGGCAGCGCCACCTACGCGGGCGGCGCGATGGGCTCGAGCGTGGGCGCCGGACACGCCGGTTCCAGCAGCCTGGGCGGCGCGGGCGCCGGCATGGGCGATGCGCGGGCCAACCAGGGTCCCGGGCACAGCACCGACCCACGCTCGGGCAACCTGGGCGACGACAAGGATCTGAGCCGTATCCGCGGCAGCAATATCGGCTAA
- a CDS encoding IS1595 family transposase, whose protein sequence is MKAPEFAKLFNGLPLLNQRQRQQVLAVLHPAAGLDRVIALIGEIRSKERCCPDCGCDRCHRHGRANGLQRFRCRACGRTFNDLTGTPLARLRHKDKWLDYLDTMLDSRTVRSAAKRVGVHPNTTFRWRHRFLDRVKDDRPERLAGIVEADEMFLLESQKGARKLDRPPRKRGGRAALRGISRHLDCILVARDRSGQTIDAVTGRGALKVAQLIKHLLPKLNSQALLVTDANAAYRAFAQAHGIAHQAVNLGAGERVRSGVEGAIHIQHVNAYHRRFKEWLARFHGVASRWLPNYLGWHWAIDGGRVTSVEQLLRIAFKVINR, encoded by the coding sequence ATGAAAGCGCCGGAGTTTGCGAAGCTGTTCAACGGGCTGCCGCTGCTGAACCAGCGGCAGCGGCAGCAGGTGCTCGCCGTCCTGCATCCGGCAGCCGGGCTCGACCGAGTGATCGCCCTCATCGGCGAGATCCGGTCAAAGGAGCGCTGCTGCCCGGATTGCGGCTGCGACCGTTGTCACCGCCATGGCCGGGCCAACGGCCTGCAACGCTTTCGCTGCCGCGCGTGCGGCCGCACCTTCAACGACCTGACCGGCACGCCGCTGGCGCGGCTGAGGCACAAGGACAAGTGGCTCGATTACCTGGACACGATGCTCGATTCCCGCACGGTCCGCTCTGCGGCCAAGCGGGTAGGCGTGCACCCGAACACGACGTTTCGCTGGCGCCACCGCTTCCTCGACCGGGTCAAGGACGACCGGCCCGAGCGCCTGGCCGGCATCGTCGAGGCCGACGAGATGTTCCTGCTCGAATCGCAGAAGGGGGCGCGCAAGCTCGATCGCCCTCCGCGCAAACGCGGTGGCAGGGCCGCCCTGCGCGGCATTTCACGTCACCTCGACTGCATCCTGGTAGCGCGCGACCGCAGCGGACAGACGATCGATGCCGTCACCGGCCGCGGCGCCTTGAAGGTGGCCCAACTGATCAAGCACCTGCTGCCGAAACTCAATTCGCAAGCGCTGCTGGTCACCGACGCCAACGCCGCCTATCGCGCCTTCGCCCAAGCCCATGGCATTGCGCACCAGGCCGTCAATCTCGGCGCCGGCGAACGGGTGCGCAGCGGCGTCGAGGGCGCGATCCATATTCAACATGTAAACGCTTATCATCGGCGCTTCAAGGAATGGCTGGCGCGCTTCCATGGCGTGGCGTCGCGCTGGCTACCCAACTACCTTGGCTGGCATTGGGCGATCGATGGTGGGAGGGTCACTTCCGTCGAGCAATTGCTGCGTATCGCATTCAAGGTCATCAACAGATAA
- the hrpA gene encoding ATP-dependent RNA helicase HrpA: MSEQSNKPSPQQAREASATANATSVERRPRRTPGERGESRPRPERPPREEAPVVRNPLPPITFPEDLPVSGRRAEIAKAILENQVVIVSGETGSGKTTQLPKICLELGRGGKGLIGHTQPRRIAASSTAKRIAQELGSPLGEHVGFKVRFNDTLQKGASVKLMTDGILLAETQTDPLLRNYDTIIIDEAHERSLNIDFLLGYLKQLLPRRPDLKVIITSATIDAERFARHFAANDKPAPVIEVSGRLYQVEVRYRPIDRDPVPGAAAVDPTKPLPKAQAAREKRDLMDGVVDAVDELCRIGSGDVLVFLPGEREIRDCAEALRKHHPPHVDILPLFARLSVEEQDRVFRPSGNARRIVLATNVAETSLTVPGIRYVVDTGLARVKRYSFRNKVEQLQVEPIAQSAANQRAGRCGRVADGVCIRLFEEDDFLKRPRFTEPEILRSSLAAVILRMKSLRLADVETFPFIEAPQGRAIADGYQLLQEVGAVDDNNELTPLGRKLAKLPLDPRVGRMILAALDNHCLTEMLIVASALSTQDPRDRPIEYQQQADEKHKKFADEKSEFLSYLKIWAWFEDAIAHKKTNRQLQDNCRANFLSQLRLREWRDVHSQLLTIVREQGWRLNESPATYEQLHLALLTGLLGNIGFKSEDEQGGVYLGARGIKFHIWPGSTLGKKAGRWVMAAELVETTRLYARTIAQIQPEWVEKIGGHLLKKSWGEPRWEKKQAQVTALERATLYGLVIYGGRRINYGQRAPSEAREIFIRDALVAGDYETRLPFYIHNHKLVKDIENLEHKSRRQDVLVDDQLIAAFYDKEIPLDVVNGAGFEKWYKDEARDNPKLLYLNREELMRHEAAGVTTELFPKAMVVTGIEMGLTYHFEPGSVRDGVTLSVPLFALNQIPQERPAWLVPGMIKEKVHLLLKSLPQKLRRHCVPLPEYAARFVDRIHAASAFGRGDLVDVLIMDVRAQTGVAVKTADFKLETLPAHMFMNFKVIDEHGRQLEMGRNLATLQAELGGQARQSFQKMAEATPSAANARAQAARPVAAAPSVPAPSAGKGKGNAPQTAPATAPAQQSASGRQHTGLTSWTFGELPELLEINQGKLTLIGFPALVDKGTHCDLEVFDDPNVAARTHRVGLRRLFALQFKEQLKFAEKNIPGLQGMGMQFMNIGSQEDLRDQIVAKAIDIACLQDPLPVDAASFNQRRDQGKGRIGLLINEVARLAGQILGEYHGLPKRVQALPSAVSSDIMAQLQALVHKRFILENEYSQLAHFPRYLKAINVRLEKLRGNPSRDAQLMAEWHTAASQFQRTLKNMAGKNNDPRMVEFRWMLEELRVSLFAQELRTPMPVSAKRLQKVWESMLR; the protein is encoded by the coding sequence ATGTCTGAACAGAGTAACAAGCCTTCGCCACAGCAGGCGCGCGAAGCGAGCGCCACCGCCAATGCCACCTCGGTCGAACGCCGTCCCCGTCGTACGCCGGGCGAGCGCGGCGAGTCGCGTCCACGCCCGGAGCGCCCGCCGCGTGAAGAAGCTCCCGTGGTGCGCAATCCTCTGCCGCCGATTACCTTCCCCGAAGACCTGCCGGTCTCGGGCCGGCGCGCCGAGATCGCGAAAGCCATTCTCGAGAACCAGGTGGTCATCGTCTCGGGCGAGACCGGTTCGGGCAAGACCACCCAGCTGCCGAAGATCTGCCTGGAACTGGGCCGCGGCGGCAAGGGGCTGATCGGCCACACCCAGCCGCGCCGGATCGCGGCGTCGTCGACCGCCAAGCGCATCGCGCAGGAACTCGGCTCGCCGCTGGGCGAGCACGTCGGCTTCAAGGTGCGCTTCAACGACACCTTGCAAAAAGGCGCCTCGGTCAAGCTGATGACCGACGGTATCCTGCTGGCGGAAACGCAAACCGATCCGCTGCTGCGCAACTACGACACGATCATCATCGACGAGGCGCACGAGCGCAGCCTGAACATCGACTTCCTGCTCGGCTACCTGAAGCAGCTGCTGCCGCGCCGTCCGGATCTGAAAGTGATCATCACCTCGGCGACGATCGACGCCGAGCGCTTCGCGCGCCACTTCGCCGCCAACGACAAGCCGGCGCCGGTGATCGAGGTCTCGGGCCGCCTGTACCAAGTCGAGGTGCGCTATCGTCCGATCGACCGCGACCCGGTCCCGGGCGCCGCTGCCGTCGACCCGACCAAGCCGCTGCCGAAAGCCCAGGCCGCGCGCGAGAAGCGCGACCTGATGGATGGCGTGGTCGACGCCGTCGATGAGCTGTGCCGGATCGGCTCGGGCGACGTGCTGGTGTTCCTGCCGGGCGAACGCGAGATCCGCGACTGCGCCGAGGCGCTGCGCAAGCACCATCCGCCGCACGTCGACATCCTGCCGCTGTTCGCCCGCCTGTCGGTGGAAGAGCAGGACCGCGTGTTCCGTCCGAGCGGCAACGCGCGCCGCATCGTCCTGGCCACCAACGTGGCCGAGACCTCGCTGACCGTGCCGGGCATCCGCTACGTGGTCGACACGGGCCTGGCGCGCGTCAAGCGCTACAGCTTCAGGAACAAGGTCGAGCAGTTGCAGGTCGAGCCGATCGCGCAATCGGCGGCCAACCAGCGCGCCGGCCGTTGCGGCCGCGTGGCCGACGGCGTCTGCATCCGCCTGTTCGAGGAAGACGATTTCCTCAAGCGCCCCAGGTTCACCGAACCGGAGATCCTGCGTTCGTCGCTGGCGGCCGTCATCCTGCGCATGAAATCCCTGCGCCTGGCCGACGTCGAGACCTTCCCCTTCATCGAGGCGCCGCAGGGCCGCGCGATCGCCGACGGCTACCAGCTGCTGCAGGAAGTCGGCGCGGTCGACGACAACAACGAGCTGACCCCGCTGGGCCGCAAGCTGGCCAAGCTGCCGCTCGATCCGCGCGTGGGCCGCATGATCCTGGCCGCCCTGGACAACCACTGCCTGACCGAGATGCTGATCGTGGCCTCGGCCCTGTCGACGCAAGACCCGCGCGACCGGCCGATCGAATACCAGCAGCAGGCCGACGAGAAGCACAAGAAGTTCGCGGACGAGAAGTCCGAATTCCTGAGCTACCTGAAGATCTGGGCCTGGTTCGAGGACGCGATCGCGCACAAGAAGACCAACCGCCAGTTGCAGGACAACTGCCGCGCCAACTTCCTGTCTCAGCTGCGCCTGCGCGAGTGGCGCGACGTGCATTCGCAGCTGCTCACCATCGTGCGCGAGCAGGGCTGGCGCCTGAACGAATCGCCGGCCACCTATGAACAGCTGCACCTGGCGCTGCTCACAGGTTTGCTCGGCAATATCGGTTTCAAGTCCGAGGACGAGCAGGGCGGCGTCTACCTTGGCGCGCGCGGCATCAAGTTCCATATCTGGCCCGGCTCGACGCTCGGCAAGAAGGCGGGACGCTGGGTCATGGCGGCCGAGCTGGTCGAGACCACGCGCCTGTACGCGCGCACCATCGCCCAGATCCAGCCCGAGTGGGTCGAGAAGATCGGCGGCCACCTGCTGAAGAAATCCTGGGGCGAGCCGCGCTGGGAAAAGAAGCAGGCGCAAGTCACGGCGCTCGAGCGCGCGACCCTGTACGGCCTCGTCATCTATGGCGGCCGGCGCATCAACTACGGCCAGCGCGCGCCAAGCGAAGCGCGCGAGATCTTCATCCGTGACGCGCTGGTGGCCGGCGACTACGAGACGCGCCTGCCGTTCTACATCCACAACCACAAGCTGGTGAAGGACATCGAGAACCTCGAGCACAAGTCGCGCCGCCAGGACGTGCTGGTCGACGACCAGCTGATCGCGGCCTTCTACGACAAGGAGATCCCGCTCGACGTCGTGAACGGCGCCGGTTTCGAGAAGTGGTACAAGGACGAGGCGCGCGACAATCCGAAGCTGCTCTACCTGAACCGCGAAGAACTGATGCGGCACGAGGCGGCCGGCGTCACCACCGAGCTGTTCCCGAAGGCGATGGTCGTCACCGGCATCGAGATGGGCCTGACGTATCACTTCGAGCCGGGCAGCGTGCGCGATGGCGTGACCTTGTCGGTGCCGCTGTTCGCGCTGAACCAGATTCCGCAAGAGCGTCCCGCCTGGCTGGTGCCGGGCATGATCAAGGAAAAGGTGCATCTGCTGCTGAAATCGCTGCCGCAGAAGCTGCGCCGCCACTGCGTGCCGCTGCCGGAATACGCGGCGCGTTTCGTGGACCGCATCCATGCGGCGAGCGCCTTCGGGCGCGGCGACCTGGTCGACGTGCTGATCATGGATGTGCGCGCGCAGACGGGCGTGGCGGTGAAGACCGCCGACTTCAAGCTCGAGACGCTGCCGGCGCACATGTTCATGAACTTCAAGGTCATCGACGAGCATGGCCGCCAGCTGGAGATGGGGCGCAACCTGGCGACGCTCCAGGCCGAACTGGGTGGCCAGGCGCGCCAGAGCTTCCAGAAGATGGCCGAAGCGACGCCAAGCGCCGCCAATGCGCGTGCGCAGGCGGCGCGGCCGGTGGCGGCGGCGCCGAGCGTGCCCGCTCCATCGGCCGGCAAAGGGAAGGGCAACGCGCCGCAGACCGCGCCGGCTACCGCCCCTGCGCAGCAATCGGCATCGGGACGCCAGCACACGGGTCTCACCAGCTGGACCTTCGGCGAGCTGCCCGAACTGCTGGAGATCAACCAGGGCAAGCTGACGCTGATCGGCTTCCCGGCGCTGGTCGACAAGGGCACGCATTGCGACCTGGAGGTCTTCGACGATCCGAACGTGGCCGCGCGCACCCACCGCGTGGGCCTGCGCCGCCTGTTCGCGCTGCAGTTCAAGGAGCAGCTCAAGTTCGCCGAGAAGAACATTCCCGGCCTGCAGGGCATGGGCATGCAGTTCATGAACATCGGCTCGCAGGAAGACTTGCGCGACCAGATCGTGGCCAAGGCGATCGACATCGCCTGCCTGCAGGATCCGCTGCCGGTCGACGCGGCTTCGTTCAACCAACGCCGTGACCAGGGCAAGGGCCGCATTGGCCTGCTCATCAACGAGGTGGCGCGCCTGGCGGGGCAGATCCTGGGCGAGTATCACGGCCTGCCCAAGCGCGTGCAGGCCCTGCCTTCGGCGGTGTCGTCGGACATCATGGCGCAGCTGCAGGCGCTGGTGCACAAGCGCTTCATCCTTGAGAACGAGTACAGCCAGCTGGCGCACTTCCCGCGCTACCTGAAGGCGATCAACGTCCGCCTCGAGAAGTTGCGCGGCAATCCGTCGCGCGATGCGCAGCTGATGGCCGAGTGGCACACGGCAGCGAGCCAGTTCCAGCGCACGCTCAAGAACATGGCGGGCAAGAACAACGATCCGCGCATGGTCGAGTTCAGGTGGATGCTGGAAGAGCTGCGGGTGTCGCTGTTCGCGCAGGAGCTGAGGACGCCGATGCCGGTGTCGGCCAAGCGCTTGCAGAAGGTATGGGAGTCGATGTTGCGCTGA
- the argA gene encoding amino-acid N-acetyltransferase has product METPTQFVQWLRSVAPYIHAFGGKTFVVAFPGELVAAGALPVLAQDLSLLVGLGIRIVLVHGSRPQVAEQLALRNVEGRFHNGVRITDTAALECAKEAAGELRLDIEAAFSQGLPNTPMSNAQISIVSGNFVVARPLGVIDGVDFELTGVTRKIAAEKIHPILQTEDNLVLLSPLGFSPTGEIFNLTMEDVAASAAIALHADKLIFITESPMMVDAGGAELRELSSHMAEAVLQAGFLSDSAAFYLQHAIKACNAGVDRAHIIPYEMDGSALLEVFTHDGVGTMISHENLESLRQATIEDVGGIIKLIEPLEADGTLVYRGRELIEREIDQFSVIDHDGVIFGCAALYPFPESKMGEMACLTVSPDAQTQGDGERILKHMENRARAAGLTKLFVLTTRTSHWFKKRGFMPATVDDLPKDRQHMYNWQRRSQVLIKTL; this is encoded by the coding sequence ATGGAAACTCCTACCCAATTCGTCCAGTGGCTGCGCTCGGTCGCGCCGTATATTCATGCCTTCGGTGGCAAGACCTTCGTGGTCGCCTTCCCGGGCGAACTGGTCGCCGCCGGCGCCCTGCCGGTGCTGGCGCAGGACTTGTCGCTGCTGGTCGGCCTCGGCATCCGCATCGTGCTGGTGCACGGTTCGCGGCCGCAGGTGGCCGAGCAGCTGGCGCTGCGCAACGTCGAGGGCCGCTTCCACAACGGCGTGCGCATCACCGACACCGCCGCGCTCGAATGCGCCAAGGAAGCCGCCGGCGAGCTGCGCCTGGATATCGAGGCCGCCTTCAGCCAGGGCCTGCCCAATACGCCGATGTCGAACGCCCAGATCAGCATCGTCTCGGGCAACTTCGTGGTGGCGCGCCCGCTGGGCGTGATCGACGGCGTCGACTTCGAGCTCACCGGCGTCACCCGCAAGATCGCCGCCGAGAAGATCCATCCGATCCTGCAGACCGAGGACAACCTGGTGCTGCTGTCGCCGCTGGGCTTCTCGCCGACCGGCGAGATCTTCAACCTGACCATGGAAGACGTGGCCGCGTCGGCCGCGATCGCCCTGCACGCCGACAAGCTGATCTTCATCACCGAATCGCCGATGATGGTGGATGCCGGCGGCGCCGAGCTGCGCGAATTGTCGTCGCACATGGCCGAAGCCGTGCTGCAGGCGGGCTTCCTGTCCGATTCCGCCGCTTTCTACCTGCAGCACGCGATCAAGGCCTGCAATGCCGGCGTCGACCGCGCCCACATCATCCCCTACGAGATGGACGGTTCGGCCCTGCTCGAGGTGTTCACCCACGACGGCGTGGGCACCATGATCAGCCACGAGAACCTGGAAAGCCTGCGCCAGGCCACAATTGAGGACGTCGGCGGAATTATCAAGCTCATCGAGCCACTGGAAGCCGATGGCACCCTGGTCTACCGCGGCCGCGAGCTGATCGAGCGCGAGATCGACCAGTTCTCGGTGATCGACCACGACGGCGTGATCTTCGGCTGCGCGGCGCTGTACCCGTTCCCCGAGTCGAAGATGGGCGAGATGGCCTGCCTGACGGTGAGCCCCGATGCGCAGACCCAGGGCGACGGCGAGCGCATCCTGAAGCACATGGAAAACCGCGCCCGCGCCGCCGGCCTCACGAAACTGTTCGTGCTGACCACGCGCACCTCGCACTGGTTCAAGAAGCGCGGCTTCATGCCGGCCACCGTGGACGATCTGCCAAAAGACCGGCAACACATGTACAACTGGCAGCGCCGGTCACAGGTGCTGATCAAGACCTTATAA
- a CDS encoding Bug family tripartite tricarboxylate transporter substrate binding protein, giving the protein MRVFPSKGKSLVFALAATVLSASAFAQNWPTGTVTVVVPWPAGGPSDIAARPLAKGLTEGLKQSFVIDNRGGGGGNIGSAAVTRSKPDGQTLLITSSAPIVINPSLYKKMAFDPAKDLIPVTNLLRAPLVLVAHPSVPAKNVKELLAHIQSKKGQLSYASAGNGTPQHLTGELFRGVTKLDMVHVPYKGSAPAISDLLGGHIPIMFDSTIAIMPHIKSGKVKPIAVSGNKRSPLLPDVPTFAEAGLNIESYAWYGMFVPAKTPKAIVDKINAESQKVMKQPDFQRVLADTGTEYVGDTPENFAKFVQAESAKWSKIVKDSGATVD; this is encoded by the coding sequence ATGCGAGTCTTCCCGTCCAAAGGAAAATCCCTCGTCTTCGCCCTGGCAGCAACCGTCCTCTCCGCCAGCGCCTTCGCCCAGAACTGGCCGACCGGCACCGTGACCGTGGTCGTGCCATGGCCGGCCGGCGGCCCGTCCGACATCGCGGCGCGTCCGCTGGCGAAAGGCCTCACCGAAGGCCTGAAACAATCGTTCGTGATCGATAACCGCGGCGGCGGCGGCGGCAATATCGGCTCCGCGGCCGTGACCCGCTCGAAGCCGGACGGCCAGACCCTCCTGATCACGTCGAGCGCGCCGATCGTGATCAACCCGAGCCTGTACAAGAAGATGGCCTTCGATCCGGCCAAGGACCTGATTCCTGTCACCAACCTGCTGCGCGCGCCGCTGGTGCTGGTCGCCCACCCATCAGTGCCGGCCAAGAACGTCAAGGAACTGCTGGCCCACATCCAGTCGAAGAAAGGCCAGTTATCGTACGCGTCGGCCGGCAACGGCACCCCGCAGCACCTGACCGGTGAACTGTTCCGCGGCGTGACCAAGCTCGACATGGTGCACGTGCCGTACAAGGGTTCGGCGCCGGCGATTTCCGACCTGCTAGGCGGCCACATCCCGATCATGTTCGACTCGACCATCGCGATCATGCCGCACATCAAGAGCGGCAAGGTGAAGCCGATCGCCGTCTCGGGCAACAAGCGCTCGCCACTGCTGCCGGACGTGCCGACCTTCGCAGAAGCGGGCCTGAATATCGAGTCCTACGCCTGGTACGGCATGTTCGTGCCGGCCAAGACCCCGAAAGCCATCGTCGACAAGATCAACGCCGAATCGCAGAAAGTCATGAAGCAGCCAGACTTCCAGCGCGTGCTGGCCGACACCGGCACCGAGTACGTGGGCGATACGCCGGAGAACTTCGCCAAGTTCGTGCAGGCCGAAAGCGCGAAATGGTCGAAGATCGTGAAGGACAGCGGCGCGACCGTCGACTGA
- a CDS encoding oxidative damage protection protein has translation MARTVHCIKLNKGAEGLDFPPVPGEMGKKLYLSVSKEAWQGWLKHQTMLINENRLNLADDRARKYLATQMEKHFFGEGADQAMGYVPPTA, from the coding sequence ATGGCCCGCACCGTCCACTGCATCAAACTGAACAAGGGAGCCGAAGGCCTGGACTTCCCGCCGGTCCCAGGCGAGATGGGCAAGAAGCTGTATCTGTCGGTCTCGAAAGAGGCATGGCAGGGATGGCTGAAGCATCAAACGATGCTGATCAACGAAAACCGCCTGAACCTGGCCGACGATCGCGCGCGCAAATACCTGGCGACGCAGATGGAGAAGCATTTCTTCGGCGAAGGCGCCGACCAGGCGATGGGTTACGTGCCGCCGACGGCCTGA
- a CDS encoding SDR family oxidoreductase translates to MSSEDKKPEGVTPSRRRFVSTVAAGVAASAAAVPALAQQAAGGNQPAPGAAREAAKRYPRPPFPKQDQPWPALASKMTPRPDHGETTYRGSGRLAGRKALITGGDSGIGRAAAIAYAREGADVAIGYLPAEEPDAREVMQLIRDAGRKAVAIPGDIRDEAFCKKLVETAVRELGGLDILVNNAARQQNNASILDITSEQFDWTIKTNVYAVFWITKAAIAHMSAGSVIINTSSQTAYDPPEKLLDYAATKAFEVAFTKSLAKQMASKGIRVNAVAPGPVWTPLQLAGGNSPEGREQFGGDTPMKRPGQPAELATIYVTLASDEASYTTGHVYGAAGGGGQP, encoded by the coding sequence ATGAGTTCGGAAGACAAGAAGCCAGAAGGCGTGACGCCGTCGCGCCGCCGTTTTGTCAGCACCGTTGCCGCGGGCGTGGCCGCCTCGGCCGCCGCAGTCCCGGCCCTGGCCCAGCAAGCGGCCGGCGGCAACCAGCCGGCGCCGGGCGCGGCGCGCGAAGCGGCCAAGCGCTATCCGCGTCCGCCCTTCCCCAAGCAGGACCAGCCGTGGCCAGCCCTGGCCAGCAAGATGACGCCGCGCCCCGACCACGGCGAAACCACGTATCGCGGCAGCGGCCGCCTGGCGGGACGCAAGGCCCTGATCACAGGCGGCGACTCGGGCATCGGCCGCGCCGCCGCGATCGCCTATGCGCGCGAAGGCGCCGACGTCGCCATCGGCTACCTGCCGGCCGAGGAACCGGATGCGCGCGAAGTCATGCAGCTGATCCGCGACGCCGGCCGCAAGGCGGTCGCCATCCCGGGCGACATCCGCGACGAAGCATTCTGCAAGAAGCTGGTGGAGACGGCGGTGCGCGAACTGGGCGGCCTGGACATCCTGGTCAACAATGCCGCGCGCCAGCAGAACAATGCCTCCATCCTCGACATCACCAGCGAGCAGTTCGACTGGACCATCAAGACCAATGTCTACGCGGTGTTCTGGATCACCAAGGCCGCCATTGCGCACATGTCGGCCGGCAGCGTCATCATCAACACCTCGTCGCAGACGGCGTACGATCCGCCGGAAAAGCTGCTCGACTATGCGGCGACCAAGGCCTTCGAGGTGGCGTTCACGAAGTCGCTGGCCAAGCAGATGGCATCGAAGGGAATCCGCGTGAACGCGGTGGCGCCGGGGCCGGTGTGGACGCCGCTGCAACTGGCGGGCGGCAATTCGCCGGAGGGACGCGAACAGTTTGGCGGCGACACGCCGATGAAGCGGCCTGGACAGCCGGCCGAGCTGGCGACGATCTACGTCACGCTGGCCTCGGACGAGGCAAGCTATACCACCGGCCACGTGTATGGTGCGGCGGGTGGCGGCGGACAGCCGTAA
- the rpiA gene encoding ribose-5-phosphate isomerase RpiA — MTQDELKQAVARAAIDYVVDGEIIGVGTGSTANFFIDELARIKDRIKGTVASSEATAARLRGHGIPVFDLNEVESMAVYIDGADEIDAQGAMIKGGGAALTREKIVASVSKKFVCIADGSKLVDTLGKFPLPVEVIPMARAVVMRKLALLGGQPKLRLKPGTDQPFITDNGGELIDVAGLSITDPVALEEEINQITGVIAVGLFAKAGADVCLLGTAEGVKTLSL, encoded by the coding sequence ATGACTCAAGACGAATTGAAACAAGCAGTGGCGCGCGCCGCCATCGATTACGTTGTCGACGGTGAAATCATCGGCGTCGGCACCGGCTCGACCGCCAACTTTTTCATCGACGAACTGGCCAGGATCAAGGACCGCATCAAGGGCACCGTGGCCTCGTCCGAAGCCACCGCGGCCCGTCTGCGCGGCCACGGCATCCCGGTGTTCGACCTGAACGAGGTCGAATCGATGGCCGTCTACATCGACGGCGCCGACGAGATCGACGCGCAAGGCGCGATGATCAAGGGTGGCGGCGCGGCGCTGACGCGCGAAAAGATCGTGGCGTCGGTGTCGAAGAAGTTCGTCTGCATCGCCGACGGCTCGAAGCTGGTCGACACGCTGGGTAAATTCCCGCTGCCGGTGGAAGTGATCCCGATGGCGCGCGCCGTCGTGATGCGCAAGCTCGCGCTGCTTGGCGGCCAGCCGAAGCTGCGCCTCAAGCCAGGCACCGACCAGCCTTTCATCACCGACAACGGCGGTGAGCTGATCGACGTGGCGGGCCTGTCGATCACCGATCCGGTGGCGCTGGAAGAAGAAATCAACCAGATCACCGGCGTGATCGCCGTGGGCCTGTTCGCCAAGGCCGGCGCCGACGTCTGCCTGCTGGGCACGGCGGAAGGCGTCAAGACCCTGTCGCTCTGA
- a CDS encoding TetR/AcrR family transcriptional regulator, translating to MNITAKSEATYATILDAAFGMASAEGIGQLSLGELSKRTGISKSGVFSRVGSLEALQSAVLDEYDRRFSEEIFWPALAASRGLPRLSTMVNLWLKKIAGETTRGSCLYTAGAFEFDDIPMPHPLRERIEAGVLRWRATLRKTVLQAMEAGHLRPDTEPEQLVFEIYSLVIGVMHDARFLHDADAPRRAQRAFNRLISTYRSFSDLE from the coding sequence ATGAATATCACGGCCAAAAGCGAAGCCACCTACGCCACCATCCTCGATGCGGCGTTCGGTATGGCGTCGGCCGAGGGCATCGGCCAGCTGTCGCTGGGCGAGCTGTCCAAGCGCACCGGCATCAGCAAGAGCGGCGTGTTCTCGCGCGTCGGCTCGCTCGAGGCCTTGCAGTCGGCCGTGCTGGACGAGTACGATCGCCGCTTTTCCGAAGAGATCTTCTGGCCGGCGCTGGCCGCGTCGCGCGGCTTGCCGCGCCTGTCCACGATGGTCAACCTGTGGCTCAAGAAGATCGCCGGCGAAACCACGCGCGGCTCTTGCCTGTATACCGCCGGCGCTTTCGAATTCGACGACATTCCCATGCCGCATCCGCTGCGCGAGCGCATCGAGGCAGGCGTGCTGCGCTGGCGCGCTACCCTGCGCAAGACGGTGCTGCAGGCGATGGAAGCAGGGCATCTGCGCCCCGACACCGAACCCGAGCAGCTGGTGTTCGAGATCTACAGCCTCGTGATCGGCGTGATGCACGACGCGCGCTTCCTGCATGACGCAGACGCCCCCAGGCGGGCGCAGCGGGCGTTCAACCGCCTCATTTCCACTTACAGGAGTTTCAGCGACCTCGAATGA